Proteins co-encoded in one Cytobacillus sp. NJ13 genomic window:
- the hbs gene encoding non-specific DNA-binding protein Hbs, producing the protein MNKTELINAVAEAGELSKKDATKAVDAVFDTILDALKNGDKVQLIGFGNFEVRERAARKGRNPQTGEEIEIAASKVPAFKPGKALKDAVK; encoded by the coding sequence ATGAACAAAACAGAACTAATTAACGCAGTTGCTGAAGCTGGCGAACTTTCTAAAAAAGACGCGACTAAAGCAGTTGATGCTGTTTTCGATACAATCCTTGATGCTTTGAAAAATGGTGATAAGGTACAACTAATCGGTTTCGGAAACTTTGAAGTTCGCGAGCGTGCTGCCCGTAAAGGACGCAACCCGCAAACTGGCGAAGAAATCGAAATCGCTGCAAGCAAAGTTCCTGCTTTCAAACCAGGTAAAGCGCTTAAAGATGCAGTTAAATAA
- the spoIVA gene encoding stage IV sporulation protein A produces MEKVDIFKDIAERTGGDIYFGVVGAVRTGKSTFIKKFMELVVLPNMENEAERARTQDELPQSAAGKTIMTTEPKFVPNQAATVHVAEGLNVNIRLVDCVGYTVPGAKGYEDENGPRMINTPWYEEPIPFHEAAEIGTRKVIQEHSTIGVVITTDGTIGEIPRANYLEAEERVIAELKEVGKPFIMIINSVQPHHPNTDALRNDLAEKYDIPVLAMSVEGMRESDVLNVMREALYEFPVLEVNVNLPSWVMVLHEDHWLRESYQEAVKETVKDIKRLRDVDRVVHQFSDFEFIDRAGLAGIEMGQGVAEIDLYAPDDLYDEVLKEIVGVEIRGKDHLLELMQEFAHAKAEYDQISDALRMVKQTGYGIAAPSLADMSLDEPEITRHGSRFGVRLKAVAPSIHMIKVDVESEFSPIIGTEKQSEELVRYLMQDFEDDPLSIWNSDIFGRSLSSIVREGIQAKLSLMPENARYKLKETLERIINEGSGGLIAIIL; encoded by the coding sequence TTGGAAAAGGTTGATATTTTTAAAGATATTGCCGAAAGAACTGGCGGCGATATATATTTTGGAGTAGTTGGTGCAGTTCGCACAGGCAAATCTACATTTATAAAAAAGTTTATGGAACTAGTTGTACTGCCAAATATGGAGAACGAAGCAGAACGTGCCCGCACTCAGGATGAGCTTCCTCAAAGTGCTGCCGGCAAGACAATTATGACAACGGAACCGAAATTTGTCCCTAACCAGGCTGCTACAGTACATGTTGCAGAAGGGCTGAATGTAAATATCAGGCTCGTGGACTGTGTGGGATATACAGTACCGGGGGCGAAAGGCTATGAAGACGAAAACGGCCCTAGAATGATCAATACACCTTGGTATGAAGAGCCGATTCCTTTTCATGAAGCTGCTGAAATAGGAACAAGAAAGGTGATTCAGGAGCATTCAACTATCGGAGTGGTGATTACAACTGACGGAACAATTGGAGAAATCCCGCGGGCGAATTACCTGGAAGCCGAAGAAAGGGTTATTGCGGAGTTAAAAGAAGTTGGCAAGCCATTTATCATGATCATTAACAGTGTCCAGCCTCACCACCCAAATACGGATGCACTGAGAAATGATCTCGCTGAAAAATACGATATCCCTGTCCTGGCCATGAGTGTTGAGGGCATGAGGGAATCAGATGTACTAAACGTTATGCGTGAAGCTCTTTATGAGTTCCCGGTACTGGAAGTCAATGTAAATCTTCCGAGCTGGGTAATGGTGCTGCATGAAGATCACTGGCTTCGTGAAAGCTATCAGGAAGCTGTTAAAGAAACGGTTAAGGATATAAAGAGGCTAAGAGATGTCGACCGTGTGGTCCATCAATTCAGCGACTTTGAATTCATTGACCGGGCAGGCCTTGCAGGAATTGAAATGGGGCAGGGAGTAGCCGAAATTGACTTATATGCGCCAGACGATCTTTATGATGAGGTCCTTAAAGAGATAGTGGGTGTTGAAATCCGCGGAAAAGACCACTTGCTCGAGCTCATGCAGGAATTTGCCCATGCTAAAGCAGAGTATGACCAAATTTCCGATGCGCTGAGAATGGTGAAGCAAACCGGATACGGCATTGCTGCTCCTTCGCTTGCTGATATGAGCCTCGATGAACCGGAGATTACACGCCATGGATCTCGTTTTGGTGTAAGACTAAAAGCCGTTGCTCCATCCATTCATATGATTAAAGTAGATGTGGAATCTGAATTCTCACCTATCATCGGAACAGAAAAGCAAAGTGAAGAACTGGTCCGCTACCTGATGCAGGACTTTGAAGACGATCCGCTTTCAATCTGGAATTCCGACATCTTTGGACGCAGCCTAAGCTCCATCGTAAGAGAAGGAATTCAGGCCAAACTCTCCCTAATGCCTGAAAATGCAAGATACAAATTGAAAGAAACATTAGAAAGAATCATCAACGAAGGCTCTGGCGGATTAATTGCGATAATTCTTTAA